Proteins from one Rosa chinensis cultivar Old Blush chromosome 7, RchiOBHm-V2, whole genome shotgun sequence genomic window:
- the LOC112177282 gene encoding uncharacterized protein LOC112177282, whose product MIKVLFWNSRGAGSEKFRSDIADLVKLHSIDILAVCEPRVQFSKAKDSLLSLGFTDYIIVEANGFSGGIWLFWKSNLLKVHFVDKNCQSITVRVTLPGGITWMLTVLYASPTNSVRSSLWNYFDHLVSTHQLPWIFIGDYNELYSSADKNFGSTRGRIRGLKQWVDHNALIDMGFIGSKFTWSNNRIKERLDRAFCTCDWRSYFPEAFIRHLAKMKSDHCPILLQLHSNNSVNRAAIPFRFQAMWMTHNDFAPYVDNTWKNSHGSFVEKTQALSHALLDWNHNTFGNVFKKKRQLLARIGGIQKATDMYNNPFLLKLEAKLLIEYETLRDQENLLWKQKSRNNWLQGGDRNTKFFHLSTLVRRRRNKIEGLFDENGVWQTETNSLKNIVVAFFQKLFSSSITYDSSFVIPWLFPLLESDELNDLCLPINMCEVKTAMFSIG is encoded by the coding sequence ATGATTAAAGTTCTCTTTTGGAATTCTAGAGGTGCAGGAAGTGAGAAATTTAGATCTGATATTGCAGATCTTGTTAAATTACATTCAATTGATATTTTGGCTGTTTGTGAACCCCGTGTCCAATTTTCTAAAGCCAAAGATTCTCTCTTATCTCTTGGATTCACTGATTATATCATTGTTGAAGCCAATGGATTTTCTGGTGGTATTTGGCTCTTTTGGAAATCTAATCTCTTGAAGGTCCATTTTGTGGATAAAAATTGTCAATCAATAACAGTTAGAGTGACTCTCCCTGGGGGTATCACTTGGATGCTTACTGTGCTTTATGCTAGTCCTACTAACTCTGTTAGAAGCAGCCTATGGAATTATTTTGATCACCTGGTTTCAACACATCAGTTGCCTTGGATTTTTATTGGTGATTATAATGAGCTTTATTCCTCTGCTGACAAAAACTTTGGCTCTACCCGTGGAAGAATTAGAGGGCTTAAGCAATGGGTTGATCATAATGCTTTAATTGATATGGGATTTATTGGGTCCAAATTTACTTGGTCTAATAACAGAATTAAAGAAAGACTTGACAGAGCTTTTTGCACCTGTGATTGGAGATCTTACTTTCCTGAAGCTTTTATTAGACATTTGGCTAAAATGAAATCTGATCATTGTCCTATTCTTTTACAGCTTCATTCTAATAATTCTGTGAATAGAGCTGCTATCCCCTTCAGATTTCAGGCTATGTGGATGACACATAATGATTTTGCCCCTTATGTTGATAATACCTGGAAAAACTCCCATGGTTCTTTTGTTGAAAAAACTCAAGCACTATCACATGCTCTCCTGGACTGGAATCACAATACTTTTGGCAATGTCTTCAAAAAAAAGAGACAATTGCTTGCCCGCATTGGTGGAATCCAGAAAGCTACTGACATGTATAACAATCCCTTTCTTCTCAAACTTGAAGCTAAGCTTTTGATTGAGTATGAAACTTTGAGAGATCAGGAAAATCTTCtttggaaacaaaaatcgaGAAACAATTGGTTACAAGGAGGTGATAGAAATACCAAATTTTTTCACTTGAGTACTCTTGTGAGAAGGCGGAGAAATAAAATTGAGggattatttgatgaaaatGGGGTTTGGCAAACTGAAACAAATTCTTTAAAGAATATTGTTGTTGCTTTCTTTCAAAAGCTTTTCTCCAGCTCCATCACATATGATTCTAGTTTTGTTATTCCTTGGCTTTTTCCCCTTCTTGAGTCTGATGAGCTGAATGATTTATGTCTTCCAATCAATATGTGTGAGGTTAAAACTGCCATGTTCTCAATTGGATGA
- the LOC112180420 gene encoding 40S ribosomal protein S15a-1, whose translation MVRVSVLNDALKSMYNAEKRGKRQVMIRPSSKVIIKFLIVMQKHGYIGEFEYVDDHSSGKIVVELNGRLKKCGVISPRFDVGVKEIEGWTARLLPSRQVSQALAVSFLLGKKNCSGLSSLEI comes from the exons ATGGTGAGAGTTAGCGTGCTGAATGATGCTCTCAAGAGCATGTACAATGCAGAGAAACGTGGTAAGCGTCAGGTGATGATCAGGCCGTCATCCAAAGTGATCATCAAGTTTCTTATTGTCATGCAAAAGCATG GATACATTGGAGAGTTCGAGTATGTTGACGACCACAGCTCTGGCAAAATTGTGGTCGAACTGAATGGAAGGCTTAAAAAGTGTGGGGTCATTAGTCCTCGTTTTGATGTTGGTGTTAAGGAGATTGAAGGTTGGACTGCCAGGTTGCTTCCTTCAAGACAGGTTAGTCAAGCATTAGCAGTTAGCTTTCTTCTCGGAAAAAAGAATTGCAGTGGTCTTTCAAGTTTGGAAATATGA
- the LOC112177283 gene encoding uncharacterized protein LOC112177283, whose protein sequence is MANLSDKFPAGSYLKDRIPYLFMCCAYSRTPEMYEFNMEILRSEGGDIVAQFLEDLPKENWCMEYFNGERFGEMTNNLAESFNNWVLPLKSLPILDINDGIRVKSMASIATWKQDAQEWFSELRPVIEKKLKENLEVGRHWRVSRSDTYVYEVHWQKYNSMVNSETHFCSCGEWQLYGFPCSHALVVIQQHGSSPYLYVKELYKVEKYLETYSFPINPFPSISKQVHDFGRDAVILQPPLTRRPPGRPRKKRFRKRSEQTRVIKCGRCGKCDGHNRKSCTAPI, encoded by the coding sequence ATGGCTAACCTTTCTGACAAATTTCCAGCTGGTTCTTACCTTAAGGATCGGATTCCTTACTTGTTTATGTGTTGTGCTTATTCTCGCACACCGGAGATGTATGAGTTCAACATGGAAATCTTGAGGAGTGAAGGTGGCGACATAGTTGCTCAATTTCTGGAGGATCTTCCGAAGGAGAACTGGTGTATGGAGTACTTTAACGGCGAAAGATTTGGTGAAATGACAAATAACTTGGctgagtctttcaataattgggTGTTGCCTTTGAAGAGTCTTCCTATTCTTGATATTAATGATGGGATTAGAGTGAAGTCCATGGCTTCAATTGCTACTTGGAAGCAGGATGCTCAAGAATGGTTCTCTGAGTTGCGCCCGGTGATTGAAAAGAAGCTGAAGGAGAATTTGGAAGTCGGAAGGCATTGGAGAGTGAGCAGGTCTGATACCTATGTGTATGAAGTTCACTGGCAGAAGTACAATAGCATGGTAAATTCGGAAACCCACTTTTGTTCGTGTGGAGAATGGCAGCTGTATGGCTTCCCATGTTCCCATGCCCTTGTAGTGATCCAACAACATGGATCTTCCCCGTATTTGTATGTCAAAGAGCTGTACAAAGTGGAGAAATATCTAGAAACTTATTCTTTCCCAATTAATCCTTTTCCCTCTATTTCGAAGCAAGTGCATGATTTTGGTAGAGATGCGGTGATATTGCAGCCTCCTTTGACTAGAAGACCACCGGGAAGGCCTAGAAAGAAGAGGTTCAGAAAAAGGAGCGAGCAAACCAGGGTGATCAAGTGTGGTAGGTGCGGAAAATGTGATGGTCACAACAGAAAGAGTTGTACAGCTCCGATATAG
- the LOC112175450 gene encoding F-box protein At3g12350-like, with protein MNKARSYWFSEKATKEISSVDDDIKGIYDDMNLGFYLVAYDDIGGISYQKACDLSSHICSFTRVISKHPIFWSTGPTFSESPFVPKEESLYNSRIHIRQNAVADHMHQLTRIEVVSRIL; from the exons ATGAACAAGGCGAGGTCCTATTGGTTCAGCGAGAAGGCCACCAAGGAGATCTCCTCCGTCGACGATGACATCAAG GGAATTTATGATGATATGAACTTGGGATTTTACCTTGTTGCATATGATGACATTGGGGGCATTTCCTACCAAAAGGCTTGCGACTTGTCTAGTCACATTTGCAGTTTCACTCGGGTTATCAGTAAGCACCCAATCTTTTGGTCTACAGGCCCTACTTTTTCCGAGTCTCCGTTTGTCCCAAAGGAAGAAAGTTTATATAATAGTCGCATACATATTCGACAAAATGCCGTAGCAGATCACATGCACCAGCTCACAAGAATTGAAGTGGTCTCTCGGATTCTTTGA